Proteins encoded in a region of the Burkholderia ubonensis subsp. mesacidophila genome:
- a CDS encoding HoxN/HupN/NixA family nickel/cobalt transporter, producing the protein MPPTPALRRLLMLYAGLLAANAAVWLWALAALRERPLLLGTAAIAYGLGLRHAVDADHIAAIDVATRKLMQDGRRPLTVGLFFSLGHSTIVVAATLGVALTAFALRERFDAFRDIGGTIGTAVSATFLLVLACVNLAILRDVWRRYRDGGSGGDDATHAHRRAGVIARLLRPLFRFVTKSWHMYPVGVLFGLGFDTATEIGLLAIAAAQASQGLPLYAILLFPALFMAGMTLIDSTDNVLMIHAYGWAMDDPQRKLLYNASITFVSAAVALAIGGIEAAGLLADKLALTGPVRDALDAVGERFGAVGYGIVALFLVCWIASILFHRWQRAADAPAR; encoded by the coding sequence ATGCCGCCCACCCCTGCCCTGCGCCGCCTGCTGATGCTCTATGCGGGCTTGCTCGCCGCCAATGCGGCCGTCTGGCTGTGGGCGCTCGCGGCGCTGCGCGAGCGGCCGCTGCTGCTCGGCACGGCCGCGATCGCGTACGGGCTCGGGCTGCGTCACGCGGTCGACGCCGATCACATCGCCGCGATCGACGTCGCGACGCGCAAGCTGATGCAGGACGGCCGGCGTCCGCTGACGGTCGGCCTGTTCTTCTCGCTCGGCCACTCGACGATCGTGGTCGCCGCGACGCTCGGCGTCGCGCTGACCGCGTTCGCGCTGCGCGAGCGCTTCGATGCGTTCCGCGACATCGGCGGCACGATCGGCACCGCGGTGTCCGCGACGTTCCTGCTCGTGCTCGCGTGCGTGAACCTCGCGATCCTGCGCGATGTGTGGCGGCGTTACCGCGACGGCGGGTCGGGTGGCGATGACGCCACGCACGCGCATCGCCGGGCCGGCGTCATCGCGCGCCTGCTGCGTCCGCTGTTCCGGTTCGTCACGAAGAGCTGGCACATGTATCCGGTCGGCGTGCTGTTCGGGCTCGGTTTCGATACTGCAACGGAAATCGGCCTGCTCGCGATCGCCGCCGCGCAGGCGAGCCAGGGCCTGCCGCTCTACGCGATCCTGCTGTTTCCCGCGCTGTTCATGGCCGGCATGACGCTGATCGACTCGACCGACAACGTGCTGATGATCCACGCATACGGCTGGGCGATGGACGATCCGCAGCGCAAGCTGCTGTACAACGCGAGCATCACGTTCGTCTCGGCGGCCGTCGCGCTTGCGATCGGCGGCATCGAGGCCGCCGGGCTGCTCGCGGACAAGCTCGCGCTGACGGGCCCCGTGCGCGATGCGCTCGACGCGGTCGGCGAGCGGTTCGGCGCAGTCGGATACGGGATCGTCGCGCTGTTCCTGGTCTGCTGGATCGCGTCGATCCTGTTCCATCGCTGGCAGCGCGCGGCCGACGCGCCGGCGCGCTGA
- a CDS encoding GntR family transcriptional regulator: MKSTTDDRWQDLRPDPDNDTPLYLQLARKLGDAIHDNRWRAGEALPSERVLSEALGVSRITARKAIALLVEQGLIRRTQGAGNFIQLRYEDPLSRLSSFSEMLERRGFKPSSQWLSREIQPASRDEVIQLGLSPAASVTRLKRLRLADGIVMAVENSTFPATLIPDPQAIGDSLYSYLEARGTPIVRALQHFRAVNATDEIARQMGIAPHDALLLITRIGYTADQRAIELTDTYCRNDYYDFVVELRK, translated from the coding sequence ATGAAGTCAACGACGGACGACCGCTGGCAGGACCTGCGCCCCGACCCCGACAACGATACTCCGCTCTATCTGCAGCTCGCCCGCAAGCTCGGCGACGCGATTCACGACAACCGCTGGCGAGCTGGCGAGGCGCTGCCGTCCGAGCGCGTGCTGTCGGAGGCGCTCGGCGTGTCGCGCATCACCGCGCGCAAGGCGATCGCGCTCCTCGTCGAACAGGGGCTGATCCGGCGCACGCAAGGCGCGGGCAATTTCATCCAGCTGCGCTACGAGGATCCGCTGTCGCGCCTGTCGAGCTTCAGCGAGATGCTCGAACGGCGCGGCTTCAAGCCGAGTTCGCAGTGGCTCTCGCGCGAGATCCAGCCCGCGAGCCGCGACGAAGTGATCCAGCTCGGCCTGTCGCCGGCCGCGTCGGTTACACGGTTGAAACGTCTGCGCCTCGCCGACGGCATCGTAATGGCCGTCGAGAACTCGACGTTTCCCGCAACGCTGATTCCCGATCCGCAAGCGATCGGCGATTCGCTGTACAGCTACCTCGAAGCGCGCGGCACGCCGATCGTGCGCGCGCTGCAGCACTTCCGCGCGGTCAACGCGACCGACGAGATCGCGCGGCAGATGGGCATCGCGCCGCACGACGCGCTGCTGCTGATCACGCGGATCGGCTACACGGCCGACCAGCGCGCGATCGAGCTGACCGACACCTACTGCCGCAACGACTACTACGACTTCGTCGTCGAGCTGCGCAAGTAA
- a CDS encoding CoA transferase — MTPRLALTHLWQLAHGEPGALARVAIDGQDPALPSAFHVGTLAAASVAAAGLAAAECHRLRTGVAQRVDVSVRDALVAFRSERYLRVDDGPPPELRHPVTGFYETRDARWIQLHANFPHHLRGILGVLGCGERRAEVEAAIRTRDGETLDAALADAGLCAALIRTPDEWAAHEQARALAALPLFEIERIGDAPVQALGGGEASRPLACVRVLDLTRIIAGPVAGRTLASHGAQVLLVNGPHLPNIAPLVIDNGRGKRSAWLDLRDAAGVDALQRLARQADVFVDAYRPGALALRGFSPDALAALRPGIVCVSISAYGHEGPWSRRRGFDSLVQSASGIAWRERQAAHADAPCHLPCQALDHATGYLAAFGAMIALARRAREGGSWRVRLSLAQTGRWLQSFGLVPDGAHAPEITPDDVCDRLDRIASPFGVVDAVRPAERLSATPPFFALPPVPLGADEPRWID, encoded by the coding sequence ATGACGCCCAGGCTCGCGTTGACGCATCTCTGGCAGCTCGCGCACGGCGAGCCCGGCGCGCTTGCGCGCGTCGCGATCGACGGGCAGGATCCGGCGCTGCCGTCGGCGTTCCATGTCGGCACGCTGGCCGCGGCGTCGGTCGCGGCGGCCGGGCTCGCGGCTGCCGAGTGCCATCGGCTTCGCACGGGCGTCGCGCAGCGGGTAGACGTGTCGGTGCGCGACGCGCTCGTCGCGTTTCGCAGCGAACGCTACCTGCGCGTCGACGACGGGCCGCCGCCCGAGCTACGGCATCCGGTGACGGGTTTCTACGAGACGCGCGATGCGCGCTGGATCCAGCTGCACGCGAACTTTCCGCATCACCTGCGCGGCATCCTCGGCGTGCTCGGCTGCGGCGAGCGCCGCGCGGAGGTCGAGGCGGCGATCCGCACGCGGGACGGCGAAACGCTCGACGCCGCACTCGCGGACGCGGGCCTGTGCGCGGCGCTGATCAGAACACCTGACGAATGGGCGGCGCACGAGCAGGCGCGCGCGCTCGCGGCGCTGCCGCTGTTCGAGATCGAACGCATCGGCGACGCGCCGGTGCAGGCGCTCGGCGGCGGCGAGGCGAGCCGGCCGCTCGCGTGCGTGCGTGTGCTCGATCTCACGCGCATCATCGCGGGCCCGGTCGCGGGCCGCACGCTCGCGTCGCATGGCGCGCAGGTGCTGCTCGTCAATGGCCCGCATCTGCCGAACATCGCGCCGCTCGTGATCGACAACGGGCGCGGCAAGCGCTCCGCGTGGCTCGACCTGCGCGACGCCGCGGGCGTCGACGCGCTGCAGCGGCTCGCGCGGCAGGCGGACGTGTTCGTCGACGCGTATCGTCCCGGCGCGCTTGCGCTGCGCGGCTTCTCGCCGGACGCGTTGGCGGCGCTGCGGCCGGGCATCGTGTGCGTGTCGATTTCCGCGTACGGGCATGAGGGGCCGTGGTCGCGGCGGCGCGGCTTCGACAGCCTCGTGCAGTCCGCGAGCGGGATCGCCTGGCGCGAGCGGCAGGCGGCCCACGCGGACGCGCCGTGCCACCTGCCGTGCCAGGCGCTCGATCATGCGACCGGCTATCTCGCGGCGTTCGGCGCGATGATCGCGCTGGCGCGCCGCGCGCGCGAAGGCGGCAGCTGGCGGGTGCGGCTGTCGCTCGCGCAGACGGGCCGCTGGCTGCAGTCGTTCGGTCTCGTGCCGGACGGTGCGCACGCGCCAGAGATCACGCCCGACGACGTGTGCGACCGGCTCGACCGGATCGCGTCGCCGTTCGGCGTCGTCGATGCGGTGCGCCCGGCGGAACGGCTGTCGGCGACGCCGCCGTTCTTCGCGTTGCCGCCCGTGCCGCTCGGCGCGGACGAACCGCGCTGGATCGATTAG
- a CDS encoding DUF2917 domain-containing protein: MRELRLYELDADEPAGRWRLVRRSVLRVTAGEVWLTIEGEPADHWLRPGHTLALGPGARIWISAGSRGARFTLSRADDRAAPFAAALRQRLAAWRGRRRQAGASLPT, encoded by the coding sequence ATGCGTGAACTGCGACTCTACGAACTGGATGCCGACGAGCCCGCCGGGCGGTGGCGGCTGGTCCGCCGCAGCGTGCTGCGCGTCACGGCGGGCGAAGTGTGGCTGACGATCGAAGGCGAGCCCGCCGATCACTGGCTGCGGCCCGGCCACACGCTGGCGCTCGGGCCCGGCGCGCGGATCTGGATCAGCGCCGGATCGCGCGGGGCGCGCTTCACGCTGAGCCGCGCGGATGACCGGGCGGCGCCGTTCGCCGCGGCGCTGCGGCAGCGCCTGGCCGCGTGGCGCGGGCGCCGCCGTCAGGCCGGCGCGTCGCTGCCGACGTAG
- the fusA gene encoding elongation factor G, giving the protein MPRKTPIERYRNIGISAHIDAGKTTTTERILFYTGVSHKIGEVHDGAATMDWMEQEQERGITITSAATTAFWKGMAGNYPEHRINIIDTPGHVDFTIEVERSMRVLDGACMVYDSVGGVQPQSETVWRQANKYKVPRIAFVNKMDRVGADFFRVQRQIGERLKGVAVPIQIPIGAEDHFQGVVDLVKMKAIVWDDESQGVKFAYEDIPANLVELAHEWREKMVEAAAEASEELLEKYLTDHNSLTEDEIKAALRKRTIANEIVPMLCGSAFKNKGVQAMLDAVIDYLPSPADVPAILGHTLDDKEAERHPSDDEPFSALAFKIMTDPFVGQLIFFRVYSGVVESGNTVLNPTKDKKERLGRILQMHANERKEIKEVRAGDIAAAVGLKEATTGDTLCDPVKPIILEKMEFPEPVISQAVEPKTKVDQEKMGLALNRLAQEDPSFRVQTDEESGQTIISGMGELHLEIIVDRMRREFGVEATVGKPQVAYRETVRTAADDVEGKFVKQSGGRGQYGHAVIKLEPNPGKGYEFLDEIKGGVIPREFIPAVDKGIQETLKSGVLAGYPVVDVKVHLTFGSYHDVDSNENAFRMAGSMAFKEAMRRAKPVLLEPMMAVEVETPEDFMGNVMGDLSSRRGIVQGMEDIAGGGGKLVRAEVPLAEMFGYSTSLRSATQGRATYTMEFKHYAETPTNVSEAVINAKRTDTR; this is encoded by the coding sequence GTGCCCCGCAAAACCCCCATCGAGCGCTATCGCAATATCGGGATCAGCGCTCACATCGATGCCGGCAAAACCACGACTACCGAGCGCATCCTGTTTTATACCGGCGTGAGCCACAAGATCGGCGAAGTGCACGATGGCGCGGCCACGATGGACTGGATGGAGCAGGAGCAGGAACGCGGCATCACGATCACGTCGGCCGCGACGACCGCGTTCTGGAAGGGCATGGCCGGCAATTATCCGGAACACCGGATCAACATCATCGACACCCCCGGGCACGTCGACTTCACGATCGAAGTGGAGCGTTCGATGCGCGTGCTCGACGGCGCGTGCATGGTCTACGACTCCGTCGGCGGCGTGCAGCCGCAGTCGGAAACCGTGTGGCGCCAGGCGAACAAGTACAAGGTGCCGCGCATCGCGTTCGTCAACAAGATGGACCGCGTCGGCGCGGACTTCTTCCGCGTGCAGCGGCAGATCGGCGAGCGCCTGAAAGGCGTCGCCGTGCCGATCCAGATTCCGATCGGCGCGGAGGACCATTTCCAGGGCGTCGTCGATCTCGTCAAGATGAAGGCGATCGTCTGGGACGACGAGAGCCAGGGCGTGAAGTTCGCGTACGAGGATATCCCGGCGAACCTCGTCGAGCTCGCGCACGAGTGGCGCGAGAAGATGGTCGAGGCCGCCGCCGAAGCCAGCGAGGAACTGCTCGAGAAGTACCTGACCGACCACAACTCGCTGACCGAGGACGAGATCAAGGCCGCGCTGCGCAAGCGCACGATCGCCAACGAGATCGTGCCGATGCTGTGCGGCAGCGCGTTCAAGAACAAGGGCGTGCAGGCGATGCTCGACGCGGTGATCGACTACCTGCCGTCGCCCGCCGACGTGCCCGCGATCCTCGGTCACACGCTCGACGACAAGGAAGCGGAACGTCATCCGAGCGACGACGAGCCGTTCTCCGCGCTCGCGTTCAAGATCATGACCGACCCGTTCGTGGGCCAGCTGATCTTCTTCCGCGTGTATTCGGGCGTCGTCGAATCGGGCAACACGGTGCTGAACCCGACCAAGGACAAGAAGGAACGGCTCGGCCGGATCCTGCAGATGCACGCGAACGAGCGCAAGGAAATCAAGGAAGTGCGCGCGGGCGACATCGCGGCCGCGGTCGGCCTGAAGGAAGCGACGACGGGCGACACGCTGTGCGATCCGGTGAAGCCGATCATCCTCGAGAAGATGGAATTCCCGGAGCCGGTGATCTCGCAGGCGGTCGAGCCGAAGACCAAGGTCGACCAGGAAAAGATGGGCCTCGCGCTGAACCGCCTCGCACAGGAAGACCCGTCGTTCCGCGTGCAGACCGACGAGGAATCGGGCCAGACGATCATCTCCGGGATGGGCGAGCTGCACCTCGAGATCATCGTCGACCGGATGCGGCGCGAGTTCGGCGTCGAGGCGACGGTCGGCAAGCCGCAGGTCGCGTATCGCGAGACGGTGCGCACCGCCGCCGACGACGTCGAGGGCAAGTTCGTCAAGCAGTCGGGCGGCCGCGGCCAGTACGGCCACGCTGTGATCAAGCTCGAGCCGAACCCCGGCAAGGGCTACGAGTTCCTCGACGAGATCAAGGGCGGCGTGATTCCGCGCGAGTTCATCCCGGCGGTCGACAAGGGCATCCAGGAGACGCTGAAGAGCGGCGTGCTCGCGGGCTATCCGGTCGTCGACGTGAAGGTGCACCTGACGTTCGGCTCGTACCACGACGTCGACTCGAACGAAAACGCGTTCCGCATGGCCGGCTCGATGGCGTTCAAGGAAGCGATGCGCCGCGCGAAGCCGGTGCTGCTCGAGCCGATGATGGCGGTCGAGGTCGAGACGCCCGAGGACTTCATGGGCAACGTGATGGGCGACCTGTCGAGCCGCCGCGGCATCGTGCAGGGCATGGAGGACATCGCGGGCGGCGGCGGCAAGCTCGTGCGCGCCGAAGTGCCGCTCGCCGAGATGTTCGGCTACTCGACGTCGCTGCGTTCGGCGACCCAGGGTCGCGCCACGTACACGATGGAGTTCAAGCACTACGCGGAGACGCCGACGAACGTGTCGGAGGCGGTGATCAACGCGAAGCGCACCGACACGCGGTAA
- a CDS encoding DUF192 domain-containing protein — protein MRFSLRSSLGRLARAAMFPVALTVAALGMQTAVAQVPPGAKQPSEFPRAKLRAGMYVIDAAVAANDADREQGLMYRSQLAPNEGMLFVFNENAVHCFWMKNTLIPLSIAFIRADGTITDIDEMQAETTSNHCPRNNGVYALEMGKGWFAAKGIKPGMKLDGLPKPQ, from the coding sequence GTGCGATTCTCCCTGCGCTCGTCGCTCGGCCGCCTTGCGCGCGCCGCCATGTTTCCCGTCGCGTTGACCGTCGCCGCGCTCGGCATGCAAACCGCCGTCGCGCAGGTGCCGCCCGGCGCCAAGCAGCCGAGCGAGTTTCCGCGCGCGAAGCTGCGCGCCGGCATGTACGTGATCGACGCGGCCGTCGCGGCCAACGACGCCGATCGCGAACAGGGGCTGATGTACCGCTCGCAGCTCGCGCCGAACGAAGGGATGCTGTTCGTGTTCAACGAGAACGCGGTGCACTGCTTCTGGATGAAGAACACGCTGATCCCGCTGTCGATCGCCTTCATCCGCGCGGACGGCACGATCACCGACATCGACGAGATGCAGGCCGAGACGACCAGCAACCACTGCCCGCGCAACAACGGCGTCTATGCGCTCGAGATGGGCAAGGGCTGGTTCGCGGCAAAGGGCATCAAGCCCGGCATGAAGCTCGACGGGCTGCCGAAGCCGCAGTGA
- a CDS encoding aldo/keto reductase codes for MTDTSATVVLPDGETIPKLGQGTWEMGERASRRADEIAALREGIALGMTLIDTAEMYGDGATEELVGDALDGLRDDVFLVSKAYPHHASRRGVVAACEASLKRLRTDRIDLYLLHWRGSVPLEETVEGFDALRRAGKIRHWGVSNFDTADMQELVDEAGGAACATNQILYNIARRGPEFDLLPWLAARRIPAMAYSPVDHARLPKRSPLDEIARVRGVSVMRVALAWVLAQPGVFAIPKAARIEHVRDNHAALDLVLSDDERVQLDAYFRPPRSKRALEML; via the coding sequence ATGACAGACACGAGCGCCACGGTCGTCCTGCCTGACGGCGAGACGATCCCGAAGCTGGGGCAGGGGACGTGGGAGATGGGCGAGCGCGCGTCCCGGCGCGCGGACGAGATTGCCGCGCTGCGCGAGGGCATCGCGCTCGGCATGACGTTGATCGACACCGCCGAGATGTACGGCGACGGCGCGACCGAGGAACTCGTCGGCGACGCGCTCGACGGCTTGCGCGACGACGTGTTTCTCGTCAGCAAGGCGTATCCGCATCATGCGAGCCGCCGGGGCGTCGTGGCCGCGTGCGAGGCGAGCCTCAAGCGCTTGCGCACCGATCGCATCGATCTCTATCTGCTGCACTGGCGCGGCTCGGTGCCGCTCGAGGAGACGGTCGAGGGCTTTGACGCGCTACGCCGCGCCGGCAAGATTCGCCACTGGGGCGTGAGCAACTTCGATACGGCCGACATGCAGGAGCTCGTCGACGAGGCGGGCGGCGCGGCGTGCGCGACCAACCAGATCCTCTACAACATCGCGCGGCGCGGGCCGGAATTCGATCTGCTGCCGTGGCTCGCGGCGCGCCGGATCCCGGCGATGGCGTACAGCCCGGTCGATCATGCGCGCCTGCCGAAACGCTCGCCGCTCGACGAGATCGCCCGCGTGCGCGGCGTGTCGGTGATGCGTGTCGCGCTTGCCTGGGTGCTCGCGCAGCCCGGCGTGTTCGCGATCCCGAAGGCGGCGCGGATCGAGCACGTGCGCGACAACCACGCCGCGCTCGATCTCGTGTTGAGCGATGACGAGCGCGTGCAGCTGGACGCGTACTTCCGTCCGCCGCGCAGCAAGCGCGCGCTCGAAATGCTCTGA
- a CDS encoding citrate/2-methylcitrate synthase, translating to MTSLSAPEAADVLGVSVSTLYAYVSRGLLRSLPDGESKRRRYDADEVRLLARRRADAKRAGGVAERSLDWGVPVLESRITQIADGRLFYRGADAIALAADATLEATAARLWDCPPARLAAASAATGGFDAAQWQDWARRWAHLAPLERTLVLLPAAAASIPRIRAQGRDAQLDTAALLLRVATAALAGIAPGDAPLHRQLADAWQVRGRAEADLLRRALVLCADHELNPSTFAVRCIASTGSHLFGAIAGGLAALAGPRHGGETFRAGTLLDEAARAADPDHYLALRVAHDERAAGGRTALAGFGHPLYPAGDPRAQALLGALQAAAPDRPALRAALALAARVEAATGQRPAIDYALAALERTLALPDGAAFTLFAAGRTAGWIAHALEQYADGKLIRPRARYVGSDAPA from the coding sequence ATGACGTCTCTCAGCGCCCCCGAAGCCGCCGACGTACTGGGTGTCAGCGTGAGCACCCTCTATGCGTACGTGAGTCGCGGCCTGCTGCGCTCGTTGCCGGACGGCGAGAGCAAGCGCCGCCGCTACGATGCGGACGAAGTGCGCCTGCTCGCACGCCGCCGCGCCGATGCGAAGCGCGCCGGCGGCGTCGCCGAACGCTCGCTCGACTGGGGCGTGCCGGTGCTCGAATCGCGCATCACGCAGATCGCCGACGGCCGCCTCTTCTATCGCGGCGCCGACGCGATCGCGCTCGCTGCCGATGCAACGCTGGAAGCCACTGCCGCGCGGCTCTGGGACTGCCCGCCCGCACGGCTTGCCGCAGCCTCCGCCGCGACCGGCGGCTTCGACGCCGCGCAGTGGCAGGACTGGGCGCGCCGGTGGGCGCATCTCGCGCCGCTCGAGCGCACGCTCGTGCTGCTGCCGGCCGCCGCCGCGTCGATCCCCCGCATCCGGGCGCAGGGGCGCGATGCGCAGCTCGATACCGCCGCACTGCTGCTGCGTGTCGCGACCGCCGCGCTCGCGGGCATCGCGCCCGGCGACGCGCCGCTGCATCGCCAGCTCGCCGACGCGTGGCAGGTGCGCGGACGCGCCGAGGCCGACCTGCTGCGCCGGGCGCTCGTGCTGTGCGCGGATCACGAACTGAACCCGTCGACGTTCGCGGTGCGCTGCATCGCGTCGACCGGCAGCCACCTGTTCGGCGCGATCGCGGGCGGGCTCGCGGCGCTGGCCGGCCCGCGCCACGGCGGCGAGACGTTCCGGGCCGGCACGCTGCTCGACGAAGCGGCCCGCGCGGCCGACCCCGACCACTATCTGGCGTTGCGCGTCGCGCACGACGAACGCGCGGCCGGCGGCCGCACGGCGCTGGCCGGCTTCGGCCATCCGCTCTATCCGGCCGGCGACCCGCGCGCGCAGGCGCTGCTCGGCGCACTGCAGGCTGCGGCGCCGGACCGCCCCGCGTTGCGCGCTGCGCTCGCGCTCGCCGCGCGCGTCGAAGCGGCAACCGGGCAGCGGCCGGCCATCGATTACGCGCTCGCGGCGCTGGAACGCACGCTCGCGCTGCCCGACGGCGCCGCGTTCACGCTGTTCGCGGCCGGCCGCACGGCCGGCTGGATCGCGCACGCACTCGAACAGTACGCGGACGGCAAGCTGATCCGGCCGCGCGCACGCTACGTCGGCAGCGACGCGCCGGCCTGA
- the icd gene encoding NADP-dependent isocitrate dehydrogenase, with protein MPYQHIKVPDGGDKITVNKDYTLNVSDQPIIPYIEGDGTGFDITPVMIKVVDAAVERAYKGKRKIHWMEIYAGEKATKVYGPDVWLPDETLQVLKEYVVSIKGPLTTPVGGGIRSLNVALRQELDLYVCLRPVQYFKGVPSPVREPQKIDMVIFRENSEDIYAGIEWAAGSEQAKKVIKFLQDEMGVKKIRFPETSGIGVKPVSTEGTERLVRKAIQYAIDNDRKSVTLVHKGNIMKFTEGLFRDAGYALAQKEFGGELIDGGPWMRVKNPKTGNEIVIKDSIADAFLQQILLRPAEYDVIATLNLNGDYISDALAAQVGGIGIAPGANLSDSVAMFEATHGTAPKYAGKDYVNPGSEILSAEMMLRHLGWTEAADTIIAAMEKSIQQKRVTYDFARLMEGATQVSCSGFGEVLIENM; from the coding sequence ATGCCGTATCAGCACATCAAGGTTCCGGACGGCGGTGACAAGATCACCGTCAACAAGGATTACACGCTCAACGTTTCCGATCAGCCGATCATTCCCTACATCGAAGGCGACGGTACGGGCTTCGACATCACGCCGGTCATGATCAAGGTCGTCGACGCCGCGGTCGAGCGGGCGTACAAGGGCAAGCGCAAGATCCACTGGATGGAGATCTACGCGGGCGAGAAGGCGACGAAGGTCTACGGCCCGGACGTGTGGCTGCCGGACGAGACGCTGCAGGTGCTGAAGGAATACGTGGTGTCGATCAAGGGGCCGCTGACGACCCCGGTCGGCGGCGGCATCCGCTCGTTGAACGTCGCGCTGCGCCAGGAGCTCGACCTGTACGTGTGCCTGCGCCCGGTCCAGTACTTCAAGGGCGTGCCGTCGCCGGTGCGCGAGCCGCAAAAGATCGACATGGTGATCTTCCGCGAGAACTCGGAAGACATCTACGCGGGCATCGAATGGGCGGCCGGCTCGGAGCAGGCGAAGAAGGTCATCAAGTTCCTGCAGGACGAGATGGGCGTGAAGAAGATCCGCTTCCCGGAAACCTCGGGGATCGGCGTCAAGCCCGTGTCGACGGAAGGCACCGAGCGTCTCGTGCGCAAGGCGATCCAGTACGCGATCGACAACGACCGCAAGTCCGTCACGCTGGTGCACAAGGGCAACATCATGAAGTTCACGGAAGGCCTGTTCCGTGACGCCGGCTATGCGCTCGCGCAGAAGGAATTCGGCGGCGAGCTGATCGACGGCGGCCCGTGGATGCGCGTGAAGAACCCGAAGACGGGTAACGAGATCGTCATCAAGGACTCGATCGCCGACGCGTTCCTGCAGCAGATCCTGCTGCGTCCGGCCGAATACGACGTGATCGCGACGCTGAACCTGAACGGCGACTACATCTCCGATGCGCTGGCCGCGCAGGTCGGCGGCATCGGCATCGCGCCGGGCGCGAACCTGTCGGATTCGGTCGCGATGTTCGAGGCCACCCACGGCACCGCGCCGAAGTACGCGGGCAAGGATTACGTGAACCCCGGTTCCGAGATCCTGTCGGCCGAAATGATGCTGCGCCATCTCGGCTGGACCGAGGCGGCCGACACCATCATCGCCGCGATGGAGAAGTCGATTCAGCAGAAGCGCGTCACGTACGACTTCGCACGCCTGATGGAAGGCGCGACGCAGGTGTCGTGCTCGGGCTTCGGTGAAGTGCTGATCGAGAACATGTAA
- a CDS encoding pseudouridine synthase, which yields MTLIALNKPFGTICQFSAHETRPSLGDWVKTPGVYAAGRLDADSEGLLLLTDDGALQARIAEPRHKLVKRYWAQVEGAPGPADLKALARGVDLGDYVTRACRAEFIEPPDALWPRNPPIRYRAAIPTTWIELAITEGKNRQVRRMTAAIGFPTLRLVRVGIGSLDIFTLGIAPGETITLPPRAPWDGFARIE from the coding sequence ATGACCTTGATCGCCCTCAACAAGCCGTTCGGTACGATTTGCCAGTTTTCCGCGCACGAGACGCGGCCGTCGCTCGGCGACTGGGTAAAGACGCCCGGCGTCTACGCGGCCGGCCGGCTCGACGCGGACAGCGAAGGCCTGCTGCTGCTCACCGACGACGGCGCGCTGCAGGCCCGCATCGCCGAGCCGCGCCACAAGCTCGTCAAGCGCTACTGGGCGCAGGTCGAAGGCGCGCCGGGGCCGGCCGACTTGAAGGCGCTCGCGCGCGGCGTCGATCTCGGCGATTACGTGACGCGAGCGTGCCGCGCCGAGTTCATCGAGCCGCCCGACGCGCTGTGGCCGCGCAATCCGCCGATCCGCTACCGCGCGGCGATCCCGACCACCTGGATCGAACTCGCGATCACCGAGGGCAAGAACCGCCAGGTGCGCCGGATGACGGCGGCGATCGGCTTTCCGACGCTGCGTCTCGTGCGGGTCGGCATCGGCTCGCTGGATATATTCACGCTCGGCATTGCGCCAGGAGAAACAATCACCCTGCCGCCGCGTGCGCCGTGGGACGGTTTCGCGCGCATCGAATGA